Genomic DNA from Pectinophora gossypiella chromosome 20, ilPecGoss1.1, whole genome shotgun sequence:
GATCGAGTCGGAGTGAAGGTGGACTGGCTCGTCCAACTCGCCGCAGTGGTACACGTATTTATATTTGCGCTTGTCTTCACCTGTCGGAGAAAGGGATTGATCAGTATCAGTGGTCAGTATACGtacatatacaggatgttagtggcatcgtaacgaaaactttgagtgatgattcaggccatgattctgagtggaacCGTCCATCGGGTCCatgtttccgtcgcaaaagtagggaacagaaaataatttaaaaagcactaacattttcatgaattttccaacgggaaaatccacttgatatcaactcagaatcgtggtctgaaacatcctcctcagtatttgttacgatgtcactaacaccctatctattTGTatagctacttgtatgtacgtacttgtacggggtgtaagtgacatcataacaaataatgagggggatgattcagctcatttttcatcgcaaaagtgtcgaattgaaaataatttataaatacacaaaaaatacatgaattttgcgacggaaaattccacttgatataaacttagaatcatggtcagaatcatccccctcagtattcgttacgatgttaccaACAGCCTGTATAATATCACGCCTCTTTTCCACTGGGGGGTAAAAAGAGACTATGGAGAGAAATGTCCCTCGATGCTGATATATATACAGTAATGTGTGTATTAGTCTTTATTTTATGGTTATGTGCTTGCCTTGTTTGACCTCCTCGAGAGCAATCTTCCTGGCCACCTGGTCCCCCAGCCCGCTGAGTAGCAACTGACGTAACAGCCGCGCCTGTACATCGTCAGGGGGTGTCATTTCCGGGTCCACATGCGCTGCGACCCCCGCTACACTCAGGTTGATCTCCGACGTCAGTTGCTTGCGGAGTTTGCGGATCTCCTTTATCGCCTGATGGAAAGTTTTGAGCAATGTTTACAACAGCAACATAGCATCGTGCCTACATCTCCGAAGGGGGAAAGAGAGGTGCATAGTATACACaaccacttctcgccagctatgtttaagttccacgTAACAGGGAGCGAAGCAATttccattaaccgagcacaaattttgataccacgtgatatcaacgtGAGGGGTgcgcccctattacataggattcaaacacagctggcgaggagtacagtcatgagcaatataatgtacccactttacgactctgtcgcactaacatatttgacatttagtgagacttacagttcaatttgtcaaaaaagttaatgtgacatggtaccaaagtgtatacatattaatgctcgtaaccgtacgtatactatacacatctgTCTCCCCCTTCTGGGATAAGGGGGTACACTCTCGTATCACGAAAGCAACAAGTTCAGAAAAACAAAGGCATTTTAGTGCGAAGTCCATGCAAAGGAAATCGCGAGCGAGTATCATAACATAATGTTACCTTCTCCCTAAGTCCATGTTTAGCACAGAAGCTGTCCTCTTCCCCCTTCAGGTGTGCATATTCAGCAGCACCCACGGCCCGCAACAACACGCCGGGGTCGCCAAGTAGCAGCAGGTTGCCTGTAGCGGGCCACGAGACCGGCTTGCCTGACATCACCTGCAGATCATTACCAGGGTTGTTACAGAGCTCCGTATCCGAAACCGAAACATCCAGAGTCCACCCCTATTCGAAATTACCCGAACCTTTTATTGCGGTTtcggatatattttttttatttcgataaCCGATAACTTCGATTTTGGTTACGAAACTCCTCAAAATCTCTGATATAAGAAAAtcatgggaaaaccagcccaaaacaggttaggtttcatacctccgaaacgatcaaacattttacaaaaataattaagaaaaaaaataaacggtCTTCAAAATCTGatgaataaaaagtaagaaataatgttttaaatgtcTAGAGAAGAGCTGCAGGTTTAAGTCCCGTCGGAATTAGATTTTTCGAAAAACATGTTTACCTCAGGAACAGTGAGCGCAGACACCAGGGCGATGGTGTACGGCAGTAAGTCCTGCTGGTGGCTCAGCGCCAACATCTTGCCATACCGCGGCAGCAGGGGGAAGGCAGACACCGCCTTGCCTAGCGCTGTCACTTTTagtatctaaaaaaataagtaatttaagaaaTTGATTTCGATTGATCaaaatttaacgtgataattacctacttccccttactcgggtatataattattaaaaagtagaattttatagcattttatataaatatataaaaggagaactgactgactcactgactgacatatcaacgcacagcctaaacggctaaacgtaggcacttgaaatttggaagggacgtagcttaggtaccgtagaggtgcactaagaaaggaattcccgaaatttccacgggaacgggaattagcgggaaaatcgtttgtatgaaaaatctaaaccacttaagttagacgcttgggcacgcaggtaccttagtaaacttaaagcttagttgcaacaggctATTgcattcccacgggaacgggagttagctggaaaaaatatttgtatgaaaaaatctaaactgcttaagttagatgcttgaaatttgacatgcacacacaaagatctctcttttataacacgccacgcggacaaagtcgcgggcaaaagctagttgcatatataaaaataattattgcgttatatttggatcacattacgtatagaatgatgttgctacctatattggttatctttattttgatcagaataaaaatgggtggaagatgtaattgtgcctgggtgtaagaaaaaggatcatcatttatacccaaaaacaaagataaaagatgcatattatgtctgttatccatgaaggttaaacgaaggaaaatctgtacagcgctatctatgttatttttaaggaacgtagcctggaaaaacCCTCGTTCATATAAACCGCCTATGtgtgtcccactgctaggcacaagcctcccctcgtggtagagtatgctccataccctctacggttgtttgaggggaggcctgtgcccagcagtgcgacgtacATAGGCTCTTTACGTTATGTTATACGAAACGTTACCTCTTCTTCATCCTTCCTGTTGCTCTTAACTGCAGGTTTCTCCAATATACCGAGCACTTCCAGCCGTTTTTCCGCCAGGCGCAGCTGCATTCTATCTGGCGCCGTCGGGAACGGGAAGTTCACCacctgaaaagaaaaataaattgtagCAGAGTCTACTAGTTGACCAGCTGGTTAAGATAGATGGCGCTTATTTGTCTTGAAACACGCTAACGAAGTTGTGACAGTCGTGTGCCGTTCCtatcagtaaaaaggcgcaaagctttatgtaaaaagagcattATTACATAACCTTAAAGGCTGCAAATGAGAGCAGGGTACAAGAAAAAAcagtttgaaaaagaaaagcaaccagTGTGTTTACTGTTAAAGAaattttacaacgggaactttcccactttgggaactttaGTCACACTCCAATAATGGCCATTGGGGTAGGTACTATGAtactaaatatctttattcatcaGGGAACATGAGGGCAACATTTTTAcactaatatatttttgtcgaatctcccatccgcctaaaactactaccgcttttcacaacctgtgtagctggaaaaaagtagctgcaagaaaaacttcgctTCACTTGTTTCGGTTGCTACGCATACCTTGGACTGCGATGcgtacgaatgagtccatattaaaagagctcaagatcacgacgcggctctcctcaatataccggaatcgtgccctaagcttcttcggacatattatgcggtctccgaagcacagtctggagaagcagatcatcgttcggcaaatggatggcaaacgtgcgcgaggaagggcgcctacgacggtggtctgacatcgtgaagaagacggtgggcggcagcatacagagggcggtccacgcagcatatagccgtaccgagtgcaaaaccataacctgtggtcgcgatcctcagcagtgagggaacgacgaagaaaaaagaagaaaaacttcGGCTTGAGGCACTAGACGTTTCTGCCTTTTCCTTCAAAAAGTACTTGCCTTGTCAATCCCCATGCACTTCATGAGCAGCAGCAGGTCGTCTACGGGCCGCCGGCAGAGGTCGGGCGGGTGGTGCGGCGGGCAGTCGTGCTGCAACACGGCGCTGGAGTACAGGCGGTAGGCGTGGCCGGGCGCCGTGCGGCCCGCGCGGCCCGCGCGCTGGCCCGCGCTGGCCTGCGACGTCCACACCACGCGCCACGCGCTGGCGCCCGTCACGTGGTCGTACAGCCTGCAGGGGATATGTTATTGTTGGGTGTCTCCTGCTATTGGCCTCTATCGATAATTTATCGACAGTACAGATGATTTTCAAGGTCAACAGCAACAATAATGTCTCCTGTTTAGACGATACATAGATCCAGTTAGCATTTCTTCTCGTTTTCCATACTAATCTAAAAACCTTGAGTAgtttacatgcatacatactcacgcctatttcctatgtAAGTCTTGGAACTATGGAGATTTTTTTTGCGCTTCTCAAGCGCTCTTTGTTTTTCTAAACTAAACAAAACTCACTTCATCTTCTTCTTGCCAGTATCCACAACATATTTGACGTTGGGTATGGTGAGAGATGTCTCGGCGACGTCGGTACTGACGACACACAGTCTCGCACCGGGCGGTGGTGGAGCGAACACTCGCGCCTGCTTCTGAGAATGCAGCATGGAGTACAGAGGAAGCACCCATAGTGGCTGGCGGCAGGCCTTGATTTCTGGAGCCAAGATGTCTTCTTCGTTGtctggaaaaaaaaatgatttctttTCATCTAGCGTTTCATCATCtatcccattaacgtccccactgctggggcacgggccttccctatggatggatagggagatcgggccttaaaccatcacacaggcccagtgcggattgatggttattaaggactgctaatgcagccggggccaacggcttaacgtgccatccgaagcacgaaggagctcgagatgaaaacttttgttttgtggtcacccatcctatgacaggcctttgcgaaagttgcttaacttcaacaatatcTAGCGTTTAATCCGGGATAAATTCcaaactacttactgatgcaagtaagtagtcgttacatgagccactaACTTCATCAGggaacctttggcggctcaatagtaaccctgacaccagggttgatgaggtttgttactccacctcacaacccacacgatagaagaagaaaaatggaTCGTGTACTTggtacaagataaattatgaaattttgattactaaataaagacacatctaaaactaacgaaaaacattttcttacatctatttaacttatttatgaattttaatcaagaaaaacgtattaataaGTCGTCGGACTTGACACATTTGTCTATGacttcacagtgtgctttttcatacaagttccatagtaatttcgtgttttaccgttgacgtcaaaaaaagacgttaagtaaaaagtaactgatttgactagttggaacctAGGCTAATGAAGTGATGTACATTGTCTTTAGAAATCTGCGTCCACATTAGTTTGAGGCTCAGAAATTTTAAGTCGCTATGGTACAATGATCGAGATTGATCGAGTCCGAAACACCACTgcaaaaacgggaatcgctgatgtgggacgaaaagcCGCCAAACTCAAATGGGATTAGGCCGGACATGTtagtcgcatgcaccctgagcggtgggcacggatcgtcacgcattgggtgcctcatgacgggtactggcgtcgtggcagacctcgaaagagacggcgtgacgacttggacgcttgccggagggactggccggaatacgcacaggaccgcgaaacaTGGAAGGaggagggggaggcctttgcccagcagtgggatcttgtaggctagattagattatgaTACAATGGACACATAGCCTCACGATGCACGTctctggtgcgcagggtgcggggcagcggcaaccccgccctctcgatgataggtgcgcgactcgactgcccgtatctacgtagatgctgtgacttgcatgtcatagcatctaatattagataaggctactaacatctagaataagtttactaacacatatgagacatgtctcgtgaattaaataaattattattttattattatatcctCTCTCTCCCTCACACACACAATAATTACCTGAATCACTAAGATGTCCGTCGCTATCATCACTGTCCACCAGCTCACCCTGTCCATCATCGGCAGGCATGTCGTAGTCATCCAGGTTGATCTTTGGAAGACTCTTTGACTTCTTCTTCGCTTTCCTGTGAGCTTTGCGTGCGCGCTTCATTTCTTTTTCCACCTGAAACGAAAGTTTGATTTCCTAGCTGTCTGAGAGCAATTTAAATTTATGGACTATTAGGCATTTTTTTTCGCGTAACAGTCCTTTGAAATACTTGTAAAAGTACTTTGAAGTTCGTCGCTGGAAAGCAATCAAGAAGTATGGCGTTATTACTcttaataacggcctccgtggtccagtggttgagcgttcggctcacgatccagaggtcccgggttcgaatcccggtggggacacatcacaaaaatcactttgtaatccgtagtttggttagaacattacagtctgatctaGGTGatcattgtccaaaaagtaagatgatccgtgcttcggaaggcacgttaagccgttggtcccggttactacttactgatgtaagtaagtagtcgttacatgagccatgtcaggggtcatcggcagctcaataataaccctgatgggttgatgatgttggtaattcacctcacaacccacaggatagaagaagacttttaGTATTAAGAATCAcgttacctcatcatcatcagactCGATGTCGTCAGGCTCGGAGTCCAGTGCGGCATCAGCATCAGCGACCGTCTTCTTGCTGATCAGCTTGGAATAGTCCACGTCTTTGCGGTACGGGAACGCTGCCTTCAACTTGCGGACTAAGTACCGTACCTGAAGAAGAAAGTATGAAAAAAGCGTTTTTTATGGATTGGAGGGGGGGCAATGGAAATTCTGCCAGTATCAGGTAAAGATACACTGGTTTCTCTTATCATACCTCCTGTTGTCCAGTGACAAATATGAGTATCCCTCCGTCAGGTAACCTGGTGTGAATCTTGACTGTCTTCTTGTATGCCTCCTTGAGGTAGTCGCTGTATGTGTGCTTGTTGAAGTGTACAGTCACTGGGAACTGCCGAGAGTCAATCTGAAATACAAAATAGCGGATCAAAGTTGGTCATCACTGATAACCCAGAGAGTCTGGGTTATCCCATTTTTACAGGGTTTTGTTTGAAAGATCCGGTTTTTTCCAGGTGACTACCAATCTGACCTTCTAACGTGAAGGGAAgactagcccaatacagtttagatAACATACCTTCGAGGTACGGTTTCATGAGGGTTTCGTGTATTAGATCCGTGTTggcattcgaacctgcgaccccaCAGTGAgattcaagcgttcttccaactgagctcCCATAGCTACAACTTGGCAGTAGTATATAGATTAAAAAACTAACCTGTATAACAGGAGGGGGCTCCTTAAACAGTCTGGTATTCTCAGTGAAATCCTCAACCCTGAGAGTAGCGGACATGATGATCAACCTCAGGGGACTGCCTCGCTTCCTCCTCAGAGGGACGATGCGAGACAACAGGCCGAGCAATATGTCTGTGTACACACTCCTCTCGTGAGCCTCGTCTATAATCACCACTGAGTACTTGCTCAGGAGGAAATCGGATTGGATCTCTTTTAGGAGCACACCTGAAAAATTTAGTATGTATTTTGTTGAAgatcacataaaatatttagttttctACGTTATATTAAACGCCTAAACCAATTGTTTACGCAAAACATTGAAACTTGTCGTTGCTTTAACTTTATGTCAGGCGTTCCTATATGTGTCCAGAAAGAGCGATTCCCTTCTTTTTATTACAAGCTGAACTGTCAACAATCACCATCGTTTTTCATTTTAATCCCGAATAATTCCTGTTCATTTTAATCTAATTCCACTGCTGTAATCAGatctttacataaaaaaaaataaagacctCAGTGTTATTACAAATATACAAAAGGAAGACTAAAAGCACAGCCCCGACACTCCATCCAAACACCTCGTTCTATACAAacagtacacattgacgttatcgcacacgtgcatctgtgtgtgtgacgtcgtccggccatacgattgaagactaaagtaagactgagggggagtgaggtaaacctagctcagatagCTCAGGTGCTGGTGGGGCGCGGCCGCAGCGCTACTATCGCAGATTCTACATACAATAATTATGACTTATCAACGAGTTCCaggaaaagtccacttgatattaactcggaatcatgagctgaatcatccccttcagtatacGGTAGGGAGTCTCTCAACACCACTAATTTGAGAGCTATGCTATTGTTgatgtagtattctccatgctacttttttagggaaaaatagagcaatggtttccctcttgcctgctgccccgcagtactctgtctgacgcgagtgagatggcgcccagagtagtctatttcaaagccgaacTAGgatcctgttctccgcctctgaatagtactgaaagttactgctgccctctgtctaCGGTgtctctacatacatacatacataaactcacgcccgtaatccctaatggggtgggcagagccacaagtaatcaaagacaacggtgtctctaacaccctgtatatttattaattgCCTTACAATATTACCAACTCACCATCAGTCATGAACTTGATCTTAGTATCCGTAGTGACGTTCCCCTCGAACCGCATGAGGTATGACACCTCCTTGCTGGTCAACGCCAGTTCGTGAGCCACCCTGGCCGACATAGCGACAGCAGCCACACGCCGCGGCTCAGTCACTGCTATCATCTGGTGTTCCGCGTACCCTGCTTCGTATAAAAACTGCGGGATTTGGGTGGTCTTGCCGCTTCCTGAAAGAGTTTCCAGATTTTATTAAAGTCATAAGACCGAATgtcattttaaaatccaaataaaATCCACAATGGCGCTAAttcccgtacggtcacgagtatatactttgataccatgtcacattaacttttttgacaaattaaaccgtaagtctcattcaatgtccaatatgatagtgcgacagggttctaaagtgggtacatgatattactcatgactgtacacaccacctaattttattttaagttatacctgtcattttcttatccactgaaaaggaaatagtcgtgtaatcgacaggcataaaaattatgggacacacgtcaattttaggcacaaacctaaaacaaccttctaaaaaattacattgggtTTACAttactcgacagaattaagttgacagcacacctgAAACAGTTTTCATACCAGCGAGGTttctatttgattcgcccgggctattcgttcgttttaaaattaacatttgtcaatcatctgttcctttccttttcgacggataagaaaatgacgggtttaaattaaaataaaattaggaggggtctgcaggaatctCGGCCGCAAGATATTAATGAAGCTAATACTCTGTTGGACAACATCATCATATCATCGTATGGTGTAAAAGTTTACTTACGGGTATTACCTATCCAGTATTCAGCAATATGTTGCTTGTACACACATTTACAAGGATAGAAATAAACTAAAGCAAGTGCAGTCTTACTGCTAAAATCTATGCCTACCTGACGACCTTCGTTAGAAGATATTAACATACACAATTAATTGCAACTCCGATAAAAAGTGCCGCCGAAACTTGTCTTGGTGTCTTGTAGTACTACCGACTCCAATAGATATTTCGGGCGTGTGTTCTGTGTCTGTTtgtcaataaatttaaaaaatgttactttACCTGTTTCACCAGCAACTATGAGAAATTCATTCTCATTGATTAGCTCCATAATCCTCTGTTCTTCTCCCAAAATAGGCAGTTTTAACCTTGCCACTTGCACTTTAGGGTCCCTTTTGACTTCTATGTGTTTTGTTGGATGCTCTAACAAAGGCTTTTTAGCCTCCTTTACTTCTTTTACTGGTTCGACTTTGGTTTTGTTTGAATCTCTAGAAATAGCGGTACCTTTTTCATCTTTACCAGTATTTGTTTCAACTGTTTTCTCTTTACTTGTTAAAGAGCTATTTTCTATATT
This window encodes:
- the LOC126376200 gene encoding probable ATP-dependent RNA helicase kurz encodes the protein MGKRKYNAKAREVVKTKIDNSQANEIKLEFANTEYGSSDTSNLLALPSKKRETKVVKEKKEKIRILSKQQRKRLEKIVEKKKKKENRAALLESLAQVQATPDEVRQLTGISAVQTIGLRKLNELGAEPVVQQQTETSNNKKFSSIAGAKKRLRLLKMESGDKKKKTKYDPNVVGLEETSGDEESSESDDDEPEVIENGDEDSINVKSSEKNNIDKSSKEDLANIENSSLTSKEKTVETNTGKDEKGTAISRDSNKTKVEPVKEVKEAKKPLLEHPTKHIEVKRDPKVQVARLKLPILGEEQRIMELINENEFLIVAGETGSGKTTQIPQFLYEAGYAEHQMIAVTEPRRVAAVAMSARVAHELALTSKEVSYLMRFEGNVTTDTKIKFMTDGVLLKEIQSDFLLSKYSVVIIDEAHERSVYTDILLGLLSRIVPLRRKRGSPLRLIIMSATLRVEDFTENTRLFKEPPPVIQIDSRQFPVTVHFNKHTYSDYLKEAYKKTVKIHTRLPDGGILIFVTGQQEVRYLVRKLKAAFPYRKDVDYSKLISKKTVADADAALDSEPDDIESDDDEVEKEMKRARKAHRKAKKKSKSLPKINLDDYDMPADDGQGELVDSDDSDGHLSDSDNEEDILAPEIKACRQPLWVLPLYSMLHSQKQARVFAPPPPGARLCVVSTDVAETSLTIPNVKYVVDTGKKKMKLYDHVTGASAWRVVWTSQASAGQRAGRAGRTAPGHAYRLYSSAVLQHDCPPHHPPDLCRRPVDDLLLLMKCMGIDKVVNFPFPTAPDRMQLRLAEKRLEVLGILEKPAVKSNRKDEEEILKVTALGKAVSAFPLLPRYGKMLALSHQQDLLPYTIALVSALTVPEVMSGKPVSWPATGNLLLLGDPGVLLRAVGAAEYAHLKGEEDSFCAKHGLREKAIKEIRKLRKQLTSEINLSVAGVAAHVDPEMTPPDDVQARLLRQLLLSGLGDQVARKIALEEVKQGEDKRKYKYVYHCGELDEPVHLHSDSILRKCIPEWVVYQQLYETGAEDRRKMVMSNVAAIEPEWLPVYVPQMCQLGEPLSDPEPRYDDRSGRVKCHFKGSFGKACWELPVVEIDYPDKVDRYKWFARFLLEGAVFPKLRKYTASLLSPPSTMVKSWAKLQPRTEILLKTLLMRRAGTRDALQELWTEQSNYLLDEYLKWIPESAHNEVTLNWPPL